A genome region from Acidimicrobiales bacterium includes the following:
- a CDS encoding urate hydroxylase PuuD has translation MELFSDWMGMTGGGQAVGRYAHYLGGITWIGLLYFFNFIQGSAFAEMGDAARGEALRKITWRTLWWFRWAAALTWVSGIWILFHQEVLDSGAYWRSASGMGIAFGFVLGTTMAANVWMVIWPAQQVAIGSSVAVSEGGMADPEAPAAAKRAARASRVNTLFSIPLIFFMMFPSHFGMNFGNPDSGTRLTIWIVFLVIWAVTELSALGKIGGYDNAVNKVLLDKHKSTIIGGFEITVVLYLLFEILA, from the coding sequence GTGGAATTGTTCAGTGACTGGATGGGGATGACGGGAGGCGGCCAGGCCGTCGGCCGGTACGCCCATTATCTGGGTGGAATCACCTGGATCGGCCTCCTCTACTTCTTCAACTTCATCCAGGGCTCGGCCTTCGCCGAGATGGGCGACGCTGCACGTGGCGAGGCCCTGCGCAAGATCACCTGGCGCACCCTGTGGTGGTTCCGCTGGGCCGCCGCCCTGACCTGGGTGTCCGGCATCTGGATCCTGTTCCATCAGGAGGTGCTGGACAGCGGGGCCTACTGGAGGTCGGCTTCCGGCATGGGCATCGCCTTTGGCTTCGTGCTCGGCACCACGATGGCCGCCAACGTCTGGATGGTCATCTGGCCGGCCCAGCAGGTCGCCATCGGTTCCTCGGTGGCGGTGTCCGAGGGCGGGATGGCAGACCCCGAGGCGCCGGCAGCGGCCAAGCGGGCCGCTCGGGCCAGCCGGGTCAACACGCTGTTCTCGATCCCGCTGATCTTCTTCATGATGTTCCCCAGCCACTTCGGCATGAACTTCGGCAACCCGGACTCGGGTACCAGGCTCACCATCTGGATCGTCTTCCTGGTGATCTGGGCCGTCACGGAACTCTCGGCCCTCGGCAAGATCGGTGGCTACGACAATGCCGTCAACAAGGTTCTCCTGGACAAGCACAAGAGCACGATCATCGGTGGCTTCGAAATCACCGTGGTGCTTTACCTGCTGTTCGAGATCCTCGCCTGA
- a CDS encoding long-chain fatty acid--CoA ligase — translation MDGLMMDTPLSLIHVFDRATRLFADKEVVTATPSGRERISYGEWGERTRRLGGVLDDLGISEDGRVATFSWNTARHLELYFAPPCTGRVSHTLNLRLFPEQLTYIVNHAEDEVIFLDHSVAGLIWPLMDVFETVRHVVLMDDGAPAPDPDAIRPAVHDYEDLLGVASPVDWTRVEENRAGSMMYTSGTTGNPKGVVYSHRSMVLHTFGAMMADTLGINERDVILPVVPMFHANAWGLAHAGVATGATLIMPGADLSATSLADLIENEGVTVAAGVPTIWMGVLPELEGRDVSALRAIPCGGSAVPRSLSEGYRETTGLPLLQAWGMTETSPLAAVCNIKSTLGHLDDDAKADLRTAVGLVTPCVDFRIADQETDEEQPWDGESRGELQVRGPWVARTYYNDDRSAESFTADGWLKTGDVATADAEGYIRLVDRTKDLIKSGGEWISSVELENEIMAHPDVAEAAVIGIASTRWGERAMACVVPVEGTDLSAEDILAWLEGRVVKWWMPDRVEFITEVPKTSVGKFSKKTLRERFADVSVD, via the coding sequence ATGGATGGCCTGATGATGGACACGCCGTTGTCCCTGATCCACGTATTCGACCGCGCCACCCGCCTGTTCGCCGACAAGGAGGTGGTGACCGCCACCCCGTCCGGTCGCGAACGGATCAGCTACGGCGAGTGGGGTGAGCGGACCCGCCGCCTGGGCGGCGTGCTAGACGACCTGGGCATCAGCGAGGACGGTCGCGTGGCCACCTTCTCGTGGAACACCGCCCGCCACCTGGAGCTCTACTTCGCCCCGCCGTGCACCGGCAGGGTCTCCCACACGCTCAACCTTCGGCTGTTCCCGGAGCAGCTCACCTACATCGTGAACCACGCCGAGGACGAGGTGATCTTCCTGGACCACTCCGTGGCCGGCCTGATCTGGCCGCTCATGGACGTCTTCGAGACGGTCCGGCACGTGGTGCTCATGGACGACGGTGCCCCGGCTCCCGATCCCGACGCCATCCGGCCAGCGGTACACGACTACGAGGACCTGCTCGGTGTGGCATCACCGGTGGACTGGACCCGGGTCGAGGAGAACCGGGCCGGGTCGATGATGTACACGTCCGGTACCACCGGGAACCCAAAGGGGGTCGTCTACTCGCACCGCTCGATGGTGCTGCACACCTTCGGGGCGATGATGGCCGACACCCTCGGCATCAACGAACGGGACGTGATCCTGCCGGTGGTCCCGATGTTCCATGCCAACGCGTGGGGCCTTGCCCACGCCGGCGTCGCTACCGGGGCCACCCTGATCATGCCGGGCGCCGACCTGTCGGCCACGTCGCTGGCCGACCTGATCGAGAACGAGGGTGTGACCGTGGCGGCAGGCGTGCCCACCATCTGGATGGGTGTCCTGCCCGAGTTGGAGGGTCGCGACGTCTCGGCCCTACGGGCCATCCCGTGTGGTGGTTCGGCCGTCCCCCGATCTCTCTCGGAGGGTTACCGGGAGACCACCGGCCTGCCGCTCCTCCAGGCCTGGGGCATGACGGAGACCAGCCCACTGGCCGCCGTCTGCAACATCAAGTCGACCCTGGGCCACCTCGACGACGATGCCAAGGCCGATCTCCGCACGGCCGTGGGGCTGGTCACCCCGTGCGTGGACTTCCGGATCGCCGACCAGGAGACCGACGAGGAGCAGCCGTGGGACGGGGAGTCCCGGGGCGAACTCCAGGTCCGCGGACCATGGGTGGCCAGGACGTACTACAACGACGACCGGTCGGCCGAGTCGTTCACGGCCGACGGCTGGCTGAAGACGGGCGATGTGGCCACGGCCGACGCGGAGGGCTACATACGCCTTGTCGACCGCACCAAGGACCTCATCAAGTCGGGCGGCGAGTGGATCAGCTCGGTGGAACTCGAGAACGAGATCATGGCCCATCCCGACGTGGCGGAGGCCGCCGTCATCGGCATCGCTTCGACCAGGTGGGGTGAGCGGGCCATGGCGTGCGTGGTCCCCGTCGAGGGCACCGACCTCTCGGCCGAGGACATCCTGGCGTGGCTGGAGGGACGGGTCGTGAAGTGGTGGATGCCCGACCGGGTCGAGTTCATCACCGAGGTGCCGAAGACCTCTGTCGGCAAGTTCTCGAAGAAGACGCTCAGGGAGAGATTCGCCGACGTTTCCGTCGACTGA
- a CDS encoding DoxX family membrane protein: MLDTLATVAAILLAGTFLIAASLKLVNPAATRRSMQEFGLPRPHVVAVAVPVTELATAALLLVDPRTGGPCAVALLVAFTTLIAGRLLAGHRDSCGCFGTWSSRPLSWRDLARNGSLTVLGVIAALG; this comes from the coding sequence GTGCTCGACACCCTGGCCACCGTGGCCGCCATCCTGCTGGCCGGAACCTTCCTGATCGCCGCCAGCCTGAAGCTCGTCAACCCGGCAGCCACCCGGAGGTCGATGCAGGAGTTCGGCCTTCCCCGTCCACACGTGGTGGCCGTCGCCGTCCCCGTGACCGAGTTGGCCACCGCCGCCCTGCTCCTGGTGGACCCGCGTACCGGCGGCCCGTGCGCAGTCGCCCTGCTGGTCGCGTTCACCACCCTCATCGCCGGACGCCTGCTGGCCGGCCACCGGGACTCCTGCGGCTGCTTCGGCACCTGGTCGAGCCGACCGCTGTCGTGGCGCGACCTGGCCCGGAACGGGTCCCTGACCGTCCTGGGCGTGATTGCGGCGCTCGGCTGA
- a CDS encoding D-isomer specific 2-hydroxyacid dehydrogenase family protein has product MSRPIAVAPDSRPVMYDAMCRAVSTGGGRLVESRDAEGLIWADPARTDPFPDIVGDADRLSWIQLPYAGIEPFAHHLDDRWTWTCGKGVYAPAVAETVVAQILALGKNLHGYARMRSWSGPEGRILAGSRITIVGGGGITSHLLPLLAPWGCDVTVVRRSDTPVPGADRTITGARLHEVLPLTDVLVLALALTAETSGIIDGPELDALPDHAVLVNVARGGHVVTDALVEALRAGRIGGAALDVTDPEPLPDGHPLWSLPNCLITPHIGNTPEMGLELLEPFVAENVRRFCDGEDLLAPVDVALGY; this is encoded by the coding sequence ATGAGCCGTCCCATCGCCGTCGCACCCGACAGCCGACCGGTCATGTACGACGCCATGTGCCGCGCCGTCTCGACGGGTGGCGGGCGTCTGGTGGAATCTCGGGACGCCGAAGGCCTGATCTGGGCCGACCCAGCCCGGACGGACCCGTTTCCGGACATCGTCGGTGATGCGGACAGGCTGTCGTGGATACAGCTCCCCTACGCGGGCATCGAACCGTTCGCCCACCACCTGGATGACCGCTGGACGTGGACGTGCGGCAAGGGCGTCTATGCCCCGGCGGTGGCCGAGACGGTGGTGGCCCAGATCCTGGCGCTGGGCAAGAACCTCCACGGCTACGCCCGGATGCGCTCGTGGAGCGGGCCGGAGGGGCGGATCCTGGCGGGAAGCCGGATCACGATCGTGGGCGGCGGTGGCATCACCAGCCACCTGCTTCCCCTGCTCGCACCGTGGGGATGCGACGTGACCGTCGTGCGTCGTTCCGACACGCCGGTTCCCGGCGCCGACCGGACCATTACAGGAGCCCGGCTCCACGAGGTTCTGCCTCTGACCGACGTGCTGGTGCTGGCGCTGGCCCTCACGGCGGAGACGTCCGGCATCATCGACGGGCCGGAACTCGACGCTCTCCCCGACCACGCCGTGCTCGTCAACGTCGCCCGTGGTGGGCATGTCGTGACCGACGCTCTCGTCGAAGCGCTCCGAGCTGGTCGGATCGGAGGTGCGGCCCTCGACGTGACGGACCCGGAGCCACTGCCGGACGGGCACCCGCTCTGGTCGCTGCCCAACTGCCTCATCACGCCACACATTGGCAACACCCCGGAGATGGGCCTCGAACTCCTGGAACCGTTCGTCGCCGAGAACGTCCGGCGGTTCTGCGACGGCGAGGACCTGCTGGCCCCGGTCGACGTGGCACTCGGGTACTGA
- a CDS encoding LLM class flavin-dependent oxidoreductase, giving the protein MRIRVGFGFGGAARPDDHDAFGHLVDDLERLGFDSLWVSERAGSATLDPMVAMAYAAGRTERLKFGPAVMVLPGRNPVLCAKALASLDRISNGRALPAFGLGIADTAEQQAFGVQRSERAAWFDEALPLIRRLWTGDVVDHDGERFRLDGVRILPRPVQDPFEVWLGGQAPSELRRCGRLGDGWLPSFTTPAAVADGIRLVSETAAAHGRSIDPEHFGALVPFVHDALPERFAQRLRARQPDLDPAEVVAHGIRGLRSRLEELVSVGASKFVAFPLDEPSDWHATVEDVATELLPLQT; this is encoded by the coding sequence GTGCGGATCCGCGTCGGCTTCGGCTTCGGAGGCGCGGCGCGCCCCGACGACCACGACGCCTTCGGCCACCTGGTCGACGACCTCGAACGGCTTGGCTTCGACTCCCTGTGGGTGAGCGAGCGGGCCGGCAGTGCCACGCTGGACCCGATGGTGGCCATGGCGTATGCCGCCGGCAGGACCGAGCGGCTCAAGTTCGGACCGGCGGTAATGGTGCTGCCGGGCCGCAACCCCGTGCTGTGTGCCAAGGCCCTGGCCAGCCTGGACCGGATCTCGAACGGTAGGGCCCTGCCAGCCTTCGGTCTGGGCATCGCCGACACCGCCGAGCAGCAGGCCTTCGGCGTGCAACGCTCGGAACGGGCCGCCTGGTTCGACGAGGCACTACCGCTTATCCGTCGACTGTGGACAGGGGACGTGGTCGACCACGACGGCGAGCGGTTCAGGCTCGACGGAGTTCGGATCCTGCCCAGGCCGGTCCAGGATCCGTTCGAGGTCTGGCTGGGCGGACAGGCGCCGTCGGAACTCCGGCGGTGCGGCAGGCTCGGCGACGGCTGGCTTCCGTCGTTCACCACCCCCGCAGCGGTCGCCGACGGGATCCGGCTGGTGTCGGAGACCGCCGCCGCCCACGGGCGGTCCATCGACCCGGAGCACTTCGGTGCCCTGGTGCCGTTCGTCCACGACGCCCTGCCCGAACGGTTCGCCCAACGCCTACGGGCCCGCCAGCCGGACCTGGACCCCGCCGAGGTCGTGGCACACGGGATCCGTGGCCTGCGCTCCCGGCTGGAGGAACTCGTCTCCGTCGGCGCCTCGAAATTCGTGGCGTTCCCCCTCGACGAGCCGTCCGACTGGCATGCGACGGTCGAGGACGTCGCCACCGAACTCCTGCCGCTACAGACCTGA
- a CDS encoding thioredoxin family protein — protein sequence MAADVKTTGLSDGFVVVVKAECPACQLVQPVLADLASRAGLTVFSQDDPTFPEVADWVVDDTDLAVSWHLDIEAVPTLLQIVDGEEVGRTAGWDRDRWEQLTELDHLGPDLPVFKPG from the coding sequence GTGGCCGCAGACGTGAAGACCACAGGGCTCTCTGACGGCTTCGTCGTCGTGGTCAAGGCCGAATGTCCGGCCTGTCAACTGGTTCAGCCGGTGCTCGCCGACCTGGCGAGCCGAGCTGGGTTGACCGTCTTTTCGCAGGACGACCCGACCTTCCCGGAAGTGGCCGACTGGGTGGTGGACGACACCGACCTGGCCGTCAGCTGGCACCTCGACATAGAGGCCGTTCCCACCCTCCTGCAGATCGTGGACGGCGAGGAGGTCGGGCGGACGGCCGGCTGGGACCGTGACAGATGGGAGCAGCTCACAGAACTCGACCACCTGGGACCGGACCTGCCGGTCTTCAAGCCCGGTTGA
- a CDS encoding MBL fold metallo-hydrolase: protein MGESLDVTFYGVRGSTPCPCDENRRYGGNTSCVVLDVPGGEPILFDLGTGLRFYGVAEPCTEVPFRGTALLSHLHWDHVQGLPFFPPLHCQGSRLDVYGPGEDGRSLEDSFDAFMNPPFFPICIRDLPGQITFHDATSGSFDVGPARVTVGEVPHVGATFGYRVDWEGVSVAYVSDHQQPVDDPRRVVDSVLELVDGVDLLIHDAQFTPEEFAERPDWGHCTVDYALEVAHQATAGELVLFHHDPAHCDSTIDGLLAAAIDRAAGLDVGSVSAAAEGRTVHLSPTSAPAARS from the coding sequence ATGGGGGAATCTCTCGATGTCACGTTCTATGGCGTTCGTGGTTCGACCCCCTGCCCGTGCGACGAGAACCGCCGCTATGGAGGCAACACCTCCTGTGTGGTCCTAGACGTGCCCGGCGGGGAGCCGATCCTGTTCGACCTCGGCACCGGCCTTCGCTTCTACGGCGTGGCCGAGCCCTGCACCGAGGTGCCGTTCCGCGGCACGGCCCTGCTGAGCCACCTGCACTGGGACCACGTGCAGGGCCTTCCCTTCTTCCCGCCGCTGCACTGTCAGGGTTCCCGGCTGGACGTCTACGGCCCGGGTGAGGACGGCCGGTCGTTGGAGGACTCGTTCGATGCCTTCATGAACCCGCCCTTCTTTCCGATCTGCATCCGGGACCTACCGGGTCAGATCACCTTCCACGACGCGACCAGCGGTTCGTTCGACGTCGGTCCTGCAAGGGTGACCGTCGGCGAGGTTCCCCACGTCGGGGCCACGTTCGGCTACCGGGTCGACTGGGAGGGCGTGAGCGTCGCCTACGTGAGCGACCACCAGCAGCCGGTCGACGATCCCCGCCGGGTCGTCGACTCGGTCCTGGAATTGGTCGACGGGGTGGACCTTCTGATCCACGACGCGCAGTTCACGCCCGAGGAGTTCGCCGAGCGCCCCGACTGGGGCCACTGCACCGTCGACTATGCGCTCGAGGTGGCCCATCAGGCGACAGCCGGGGAGCTGGTGCTCTTCCACCATGATCCGGCGCACTGCGATAGCACCATCGACGGGTTGCTTGCAGCGGCGATCGACCGGGCAGCCGGCCTCGACGTCGGCTCGGTCTCGGCGGCTGCCGAGGGGCGGACGGTCCATCTCAGCCCGACCTCGGCGCCCGCCGCGCGCTCCTGA
- a CDS encoding flavin reductase family protein has product MDTGIDGDLYRKVLGRYPTGVTLVTGMAGDEPLAMVIGSFVSVSMDPPLVGFLPGRNSNTWPRIEASGSFCINVLSDAQEALANAFFRRDGDPWEGIGWVPATSGSPAIPSCLASIDCSINEVVDAGDHLFVMGLITDLSHVDEGSPLVFLGGRYGEYRPLG; this is encoded by the coding sequence GTGGACACCGGGATCGACGGCGACCTATACCGGAAGGTCCTGGGGCGCTATCCGACCGGGGTGACCCTGGTGACAGGCATGGCCGGTGACGAGCCGCTGGCCATGGTCATCGGGTCGTTCGTCTCGGTCTCGATGGATCCACCGTTGGTGGGCTTCCTGCCGGGCAGGAACTCGAACACCTGGCCCAGGATCGAGGCCAGCGGCTCGTTCTGCATCAACGTCCTGTCCGATGCCCAGGAGGCCCTCGCCAACGCCTTCTTCCGGAGAGACGGGGACCCCTGGGAGGGGATCGGTTGGGTGCCGGCCACCTCGGGGTCGCCCGCCATCCCGTCCTGCCTTGCCTCCATCGACTGTTCGATCAACGAGGTCGTCGACGCCGGTGACCACCTGTTCGTCATGGGGTTGATCACCGACCTCTCGCACGTGGACGAGGGATCGCCTCTTGTGTTCCTGGGCGGGCGGTACGGCGAGTACCGCCCGCTGGGCTGA
- a CDS encoding gamma carbonic anhydrase family protein: MAVYALGDRVPQVDPTAYVHPLAVVIGDVLLGPESSVWPHAVIRADDNRISIGARSSVQDNAVLHCTSHLPTIVGADVTLGHLCHLEGCTIQDRALVGVGAVVLHEAVVGRGAIVGANAVVRNGQVVPPLSMALGVPAVVREGVVAEDANMANAEIYVQRGRHFRESLRRVD, translated from the coding sequence ATGGCCGTGTACGCCCTGGGCGACCGGGTTCCCCAAGTGGACCCGACCGCCTACGTGCACCCGCTGGCCGTGGTGATTGGTGACGTGTTGCTCGGGCCGGAGTCCAGCGTCTGGCCCCATGCGGTTATCCGGGCCGACGACAACCGCATCAGCATCGGTGCCCGGAGTTCCGTGCAGGACAACGCCGTCCTCCACTGCACGAGCCACCTGCCGACCATTGTGGGCGCCGACGTCACCCTGGGTCACCTCTGCCACCTGGAGGGCTGCACGATCCAGGACCGGGCGCTGGTGGGCGTTGGGGCGGTGGTCCTTCACGAGGCTGTGGTCGGAAGGGGGGCGATCGTGGGGGCCAACGCCGTGGTCCGCAACGGCCAGGTCGTGCCGCCGCTCTCCATGGCCCTGGGCGTGCCGGCCGTGGTCCGCGAGGGTGTGGTCGCTGAGGACGCCAACATGGCAAATGCCGAGATCTACGTCCAGCGGGGCCGCCATTTCCGTGAGTCGCTCCGCCGTGTCGACTGA
- a CDS encoding prolyl oligopeptidase family serine peptidase has product MGEGASGRVVDTLQNHRFTSDGLALAAHIARPPDAGTGLPGVVICHGFPSGPDGGANSVATFPELAFRIATELGWVAMVPYLRGMVGSDGDFSLDGWRDDVVAAATDLGSQPGVDRVWVVGFGSGASLAICAAAIDDRILGVGALAAPADWSDWAANPRRLLLYARDAGLLSVEDAPQDFGRWSSALRDVSAERAVQSMAPRDLLLVHGTDDEIVPPLDARVLASQHGSADLRMIAGAGHHLRHDPRAIATLLGWLDRQRRQHT; this is encoded by the coding sequence ATGGGAGAGGGGGCCTCCGGTAGAGTCGTCGACACTCTCCAGAACCACCGGTTCACCTCCGATGGCCTGGCCCTGGCCGCCCACATTGCCCGTCCACCCGACGCTGGAACGGGCCTGCCGGGGGTGGTGATCTGCCACGGATTCCCGAGCGGCCCGGACGGTGGGGCCAATTCCGTGGCCACCTTTCCGGAGTTGGCCTTCCGGATCGCCACCGAGCTGGGGTGGGTGGCGATGGTCCCGTACCTCCGGGGGATGGTCGGCTCCGACGGCGATTTCAGCCTCGACGGGTGGCGGGACGACGTGGTGGCTGCCGCCACCGACCTCGGGTCCCAGCCCGGGGTGGACCGGGTGTGGGTGGTCGGGTTCGGCAGCGGAGCTTCGCTGGCCATCTGCGCGGCCGCGATCGACGACCGGATCCTGGGCGTGGGTGCCCTGGCTGCACCAGCCGACTGGTCGGACTGGGCGGCTAATCCGCGGCGCCTGCTGCTGTACGCCCGCGACGCCGGGCTGCTCTCCGTGGAGGACGCGCCACAGGACTTCGGACGCTGGTCGTCGGCGCTGCGCGACGTCTCGGCGGAACGGGCGGTGCAGTCGATGGCGCCACGCGACCTCCTGCTGGTGCATGGCACCGACGACGAGATCGTTCCGCCGCTGGACGCCCGGGTGCTGGCCAGCCAGCACGGCTCGGCCGACCTGCGGATGATCGCCGGTGCCGGTCACCACCTGCGCCACGACCCGCGTGCCATCGCCACCCTCCTGGGTTGGCTGGACCGCCAACGGCGCCAACACACCTGA